In Pseudomonadota bacterium, the following proteins share a genomic window:
- a CDS encoding radical SAM protein: MRRDLRETAKRPFTVVFITIYSVENAGIRYVSAALKRAGFQTYCIFLRDWRHNLLEMPSEKEFSMVMELVREKKPDLIGIGFMSSLYQMSRELTRRLKHCFPETPVIWGGIHVTSVPEECIDDEADMLCLGEGEEAMLELCQRMAAGDEYTDVRNIWVKRDGEVHRNPLRPLLQDLDWLPYPDIDSETKYYIDDGKCRNEEPWLRTAEYRIYFSRGCPYNCSYCYVSILRDVYNEKGKKYYRHRSVGHIIGEMAYVMSKFKRIGHVKVDDDTSFAFGQEWLDEFCREWKAKVDIPFECLLIPPMLREEMLAQLKHAGLFRVQTGIESGSAKESKEIYNRAPGNNAIMKFGEFNRRLQLDMIYDVIIDNPHATEEMKLEMAEFLLELPRPYKIYFYSLTYFPGTMLTKELLAKGVITPDEVEGRSTKAWKQFRVSMDWPRSDEDRFYLALYSLVSKSFIPKSLIRNLIDRRAFWKKKPWLELLFGFAWGANLLRMVGVAWEYWRRGDLTWFKIKQYASIRKLISQ, from the coding sequence ATGCGGCGCGACCTGCGTGAGACCGCGAAGCGGCCCTTCACCGTCGTCTTCATCACCATCTACAGCGTTGAGAACGCAGGCATTCGCTACGTCTCCGCGGCGCTCAAGCGCGCAGGGTTCCAGACGTACTGCATCTTCCTGCGCGACTGGCGCCACAACCTGCTCGAGATGCCGTCAGAGAAAGAGTTCTCGATGGTCATGGAGCTGGTGCGCGAGAAGAAGCCCGATCTCATCGGCATCGGGTTCATGTCGAGCCTTTACCAGATGTCGCGCGAGCTCACCCGGCGCCTCAAGCACTGCTTCCCGGAGACGCCCGTCATCTGGGGGGGCATTCACGTCACGTCGGTACCGGAAGAGTGCATCGACGACGAAGCCGACATGCTCTGTCTGGGCGAGGGTGAGGAGGCCATGCTCGAGCTGTGCCAGCGCATGGCCGCGGGTGATGAATACACCGACGTGCGCAACATCTGGGTGAAGCGCGATGGCGAGGTGCATCGAAATCCGCTGCGCCCCCTGCTGCAAGACCTCGACTGGCTCCCGTACCCGGACATCGACTCCGAGACCAAGTACTACATCGATGACGGCAAGTGCCGCAACGAGGAGCCGTGGCTGCGCACGGCCGAGTACCGGATCTACTTCTCGCGCGGCTGCCCGTACAACTGCAGCTACTGCTACGTCAGCATCTTGCGCGACGTCTACAACGAGAAGGGCAAGAAGTACTACCGCCATCGCTCGGTGGGGCACATCATCGGCGAGATGGCCTATGTGATGTCGAAGTTCAAGCGCATCGGCCACGTGAAGGTCGATGACGACACATCGTTCGCCTTCGGCCAGGAGTGGCTCGACGAGTTCTGTCGCGAGTGGAAGGCGAAGGTCGACATCCCCTTCGAGTGCCTGCTCATCCCCCCGATGCTTCGCGAAGAGATGCTCGCCCAGCTGAAGCACGCAGGCCTCTTCCGCGTGCAGACCGGCATCGAGAGCGGCTCGGCCAAGGAGTCGAAGGAGATCTACAACCGCGCGCCCGGCAACAACGCCATCATGAAGTTCGGTGAGTTCAACCGGCGGCTTCAGCTCGACATGATCTACGACGTGATCATCGACAATCCGCACGCCACCGAAGAGATGAAGCTCGAGATGGCCGAGTTCCTCCTCGAGCTGCCGCGGCCGTACAAGATCTACTTCTACTCGCTCACCTACTTCCCCGGCACAATGCTCACCAAGGAGCTGCTGGCCAAGGGCGTCATCACCCCGGATGAGGTCGAGGGGCGCTCGACCAAGGCGTGGAAGCAGTTCCGTGTCTCGATGGACTGGCCCCGCAGCGACGAGGACCGATTCTACCTCGCCCTCTACTCGCTGGTGAGCAAGAGCTTCATTCCCAAGTCGCTCATCCGCAACCTCATCGACAGGCGTGCATTCTGGAAGAAGAAGCCGTGGCTCGAGCTGCTGTTCGGATTCGCCTGGGGCGCCAACCTGCTGCGCATGGTCGGGGTGGCCTGGGAGTACTGGCGGCGTGGTGATCTCACGTGGTTCAAGATCAAGCAGTACGCCAGCATCCGCAAGCTCATCTCGCAGTAG